The Natronosporangium hydrolyticum nucleotide sequence CCGCATCCGCATCGAAGCAGCGGCTGTCGCCAAGGTAGAGGCCGATCTGGAGGTCAACGGCTCGCACCAAGCGGTGACGATGCGCTGGATCTACCACGACGATCAGGGACAAACCCTGGTCGAGTCGCAAGGCGGCGGTCGGTGGTACTTGGCACCCTACGGGCCAACGACCTTCGTGACTCCGCGGTCGGAGCTACAGGATGCACAGTGACGCGGCCGGCCCGGCACGTCGTTGATCACCATTGCCGGATCGCCACAACGTGCTGATCAGCCAGTGGTTCGGCTTCAGCCGTCGAAGAGGCTGGGTTGGCCTCGGGTCGCGGGTGTTGGTGGGCTGTCGAGTGCCAGGCCGGCGAGGTTGGTCAGGTCGTCGAGGGTGGGCGGGGCGGGCCACCGCTGGTGGATGAGCGGCAGTAGCAGGACTGCGGCGGCGACGGTGTCCCACAGGGCTCGGTGGGGTTGGCTACCGACCGCCAACGTGTCGATCTTGGTGGTCAGGTTATAGGCGGTGACGAGCTTGGCCAGACCGTTGCTGGCGGTGGTTCCGAGATTTCGGGCCAGACGCAGGGTGTCGATCAAGCCGGCTGGCTGGATGGTGGGGCATCGGCGGTGCAGGACTCGCCAGTCGACCCCGATGTTGTGGCCGACGAGGTAGCGGCCGTTTAAGCGGGCGGCGAGCGTGGGTTCGACCGCATCGAGGGTGGGGGCGTCGCGGAGAGTGTGGTTGGTCAACCCGGGCGAGATCCAGGGCCGTTTCGGGATGGGTCGGCCCGGGTTGACCAGGGTGCAGTAGGCGTTGTCCATGTCCGGTTGGCCGCCGGTGATCGGCACGGCGGCGATCTCCAGGATCGCCTCGGTTTCGCGGTCCTGGGCGCCGCTGCCTTCCAGGTCGACCGCGACG carries:
- a CDS encoding 3'-5' exonuclease — encoded protein: MTGTPWYETPLVAVDLEGSGAQDRETEAILEIAAVPITGGQPDMDNAYCTLVNPGRPIPKRPWISPGLTNHTLRDAPTLDAVEPTLAARLNGRYLVGHNIGVDWRVLHRRCPTIQPAGLIDTLRLARNLGTTASNGLAKLVTAYNLTTKIDTLAVGSQPHRALWDTVAAAVLLLPLIHQRWPAPPTLDDLTNLAGLALDSPPTPATRGQPSLFDG